TAAAAACCCTCCACTTTTCTTCCCCCAGGCCCAATACCCTAAGGTATGAATCCTGGTTAGAAACGAAGTGCAGGTGCGAAAGCTTGGTGATACTGTGCCTTACCGAATCATCGAGATTTCCGCCCTGGGAAAGATCGCCGCCGAAAAGATGAGCGATCGGAATGTTAGAGTAAAAAGCAGATATTGCCATCGCGTAAGTCTCGTAGCGGTCTCCGGCCAAAACAAGGATATCCGGCCGTATCCTGCCAAGCAGCCGCGCTCCACTTTTTACCAGTTCAGCAAAAACCGGAAGCACATTATCAGGCAAGTCTGATTGGGGTAATAAAACTTTCTTGACTTCTAACCTGTCAAAATATTCGATTTCGGAGTGCGTGTTACCGAATTTTTCCGACAAATGGCTGCCCGAGACGATCAGCTGGGTATTGAAACCGCGCCTCGATAAAAGTTCCTTAACCAAAGGCCGTAAAAGCCCGTATTCAGCGCGGTTGCCGGTAAAAAGCGCGATCTTTCTCTTATGCATTCTTCTTCCCATGGATCACTGCCATTTCCTTGGAAATATCCCAGGATTCAAGCCGGATTGAATTTAATTTTTCCCGGCTAGGATCGATACCGGTCTTTTCACAGGATTCTTTAAAAAGCAAGGTCGCTGTATAATAACGTATGAACTCGTTTTTGTCCGGAAATTTCAATTTGCTGGGGATGATCTCCTTCTTGGCCTGCCCGAAAACATCTTTTACGATGGGATAAAACTCCTTTTCAAGGCGGGCGGTCCTTTTGGCTGCCTTTTCATCCATAGAGTGGTTTAGGTTAAAAAGCTTCTTGTTGAATTCATATAGTTCTTTGGCGTTATTTTCTGTCGGGCCGATAAGGAAAACTTCGCCCCGTGGTTTTAAAACTTCTTTGACGTCTTTAATGATCGCTTCGGCGTCATCCGCGTAATAAATGGAAAATGCGGAAAGCGCGTAATCAAAGGTATTTTCAAGAAAAGGCAGTTTGTTGTTCATGTCCAACTGCAGCAGCAAAGGCGTAAAATCAGCGATTGCTTTCTGGGCCTGTAAAAGCAGCTCTCTTGACTTGTCGATACCGACTATTCCTCCCTTTCGATTAAGTTTTTTAAGATAGGCCGGAAACAAGTTCCCGTTCCCGCAGCCGATATCAAGGATCAGGCCGTCTTCCGCGGCCGGTAAATGGCGTTCCAGCCAATCTTCGAGGCTAAAACTGGAGAAACGCCTGTGAGCTTCTATCCTGACGCTTAAATTTTCCTGGCTTTCGCTATAACCGAGATTTTGAGCCGTTTTCGTCATAAG
The sequence above is a segment of the Candidatus Omnitrophota bacterium genome. Coding sequences within it:
- a CDS encoding methyltransferase domain-containing protein, whose translation is MTKTAQNLGYSESQENLSVRIEAHRRFSSFSLEDWLERHLPAAEDGLILDIGCGNGNLFPAYLKKLNRKGGIVGIDKSRELLLQAQKAIADFTPLLLQLDMNNKLPFLENTFDYALSAFSIYYADDAEAIIKDVKEVLKPRGEVFLIGPTENNAKELYEFNKKLFNLNHSMDEKAAKRTARLEKEFYPIVKDVFGQAKKEIIPSKLKFPDKNEFIRYYTATLLFKESCEKTGIDPSREKLNSIRLESWDISKEMAVIHGKKNA